The Petrotoga mobilis SJ95 genomic sequence AGAATTACCTCTTTGTAATTATCAAAAATGTTATGAGAAGAATCTGAAGAGTTAGTATTAACTTTAGACATTAACTCAGAAGAGTGTTTTAGAAGACAATTAATACATTCATAATCTATATTCATCTTTGTTCACCCCACGAACTTCTAAAATCCTACAAAACTACTTTTAATTTTATCACTGTTTAATTAATTTAGTATTAGCTTTATTTAGTATTTTGTTAAGAAAAATATCCCAAAAAATTGTTACTTCTATTTCTTGACATTAAAACATTAAATCATTATAATATATTCGATAGTTTTAAAACCAATTATTCAGCTTCTATTGGTTGAGTTTGCCTTTAAAGATGAACTAAATAAGGAGCAACCTTATTTTCAATAAAACAATTTAATTTAAAAGGATTTGGAGGTGTAGAGATGAAAAGAACATATCAACCATCTAGGATAAAGAGAAAAAGAACTCATGGCTTTTTAGCTAGAAAAAGAACATCAACTGGAAGAAATGTTTTAAGAAGAAGAAGAGCAAAAGGCAGAGAACGTTTAACAGTATAATGGAAGGGCAAACTTTCAAGAAAAAAGAACGCTTACGATTAAAAAGGAATTTCAAAAATGTTTTTGAAAAGGGCGGGCGTTTAATCGATAATAATTTTGTTATAATATATGTTCCGAATACTATGGATTATAACAGGATCGCTGTAATTGTGAACAGAAAATTTGGCAACGCAGTTGTTAGAAATTTAATTAAAAGATACATCAGAGAAATATATAGAACAAACAAAACTTTTTTTCCTTTAGGATATGATTTCGTATTCATTCCAAGAAAAGAGTTATCGAAAAATTTTAAAGGAATAGATTATTCTCAAATTAAAAACCAAATTTTAAAATTGGTGAGGAAGCTAGAAGCATGAAAAAGCTTGTTCTCAAGTCTATTGATTTTTATAGAAAACATATATCGCCTGCAACTCCTCCCAAATGTATCTACCTACCGACCTGCTCATCTTACACCTATGAAGCGGTGGAAAAGTTCGGGGTATTTAAAGGTTTGTACTTGGGATTTAGACGTTTTATCAGATGCAATCCATTACACAAAGGGGGCTACGATCCTGTCCCTGAAAAGTTTTCTTTTTTTGTTCATAAGCAAGGAAAAAATAAACAACACAGAAGGAGTGTATGACTTGAAAAAAGGATTGTTTTTTTTGACGTTACTAATGTTTTTAAATGTTATCGCCTTTGCAATTCCTGAGATAACAGTATCAGAGAGTTCATTGAATCAAGAAATTAACATTGAAATGAAATTGTATAGATTGAAGTTAGACCAAAATGGGCACATTTTAAATTTCGAACTCTACGATAGCAGAACGAAAAAATACAACTTAGTCTATGAATATACAGGTGATAGTTACGATATTTTAGATACCCAAAATATGACAGAAATATTACCAAGCAACTATAATATCAGATTGGCGGAAGATCAAAGTTATATTGAAGTAAATTACTTTTTCCCCAACGGAGGGCAAAAGATTTATAAGTTTTACAACGATCCAAACTATCATTTTGATGTTCAATTTAAAAATTTATATGGATACGTTGTTTTACCTAGTATATCCTTTTCT encodes the following:
- the rpmH gene encoding 50S ribosomal protein L34; amino-acid sequence: MKRTYQPSRIKRKRTHGFLARKRTSTGRNVLRRRRAKGRERLTV
- the rnpA gene encoding ribonuclease P protein component, with translation MEGQTFKKKERLRLKRNFKNVFEKGGRLIDNNFVIIYVPNTMDYNRIAVIVNRKFGNAVVRNLIKRYIREIYRTNKTFFPLGYDFVFIPRKELSKNFKGIDYSQIKNQILKLVRKLEA
- the yidD gene encoding membrane protein insertion efficiency factor YidD, yielding MKKLVLKSIDFYRKHISPATPPKCIYLPTCSSYTYEAVEKFGVFKGLYLGFRRFIRCNPLHKGGYDPVPEKFSFFVHKQGKNKQHRRSV